The Henckelia pumila isolate YLH828 chromosome 2, ASM3356847v2, whole genome shotgun sequence genome includes a window with the following:
- the LOC140883436 gene encoding thaumatin-like protein isoform X3, which produces MFIKPFLLFTLLTLFLFLSSTINNCKESIWPGILGGAGHPTPKDGGFHLISGQEAVIDVPPKWSGRIWGRQDCNFSANGRGSCATGDCSGKTQCQGLGGTPPATVVEMTLGTSISPLHFYDVSLVDGFNLPVSMKPVGGGIGCGMASCDVDLNLCCPSALEVRVGGRVVGCKSACLAMRSARYCCTGEFSDPKSCKPTLFAHLFKAMCPRAYSYAFDDSSSLNKCRASRYVITFCPPK; this is translated from the exons ATGTTCATTAAACCATTTCTGCTCTTCACTCTACTTACCCTTTTCCTCTTTCTCAGTAGCACAA TAAACAACTGCAAGGAGAGCATATGGCCGGGAATCTTAGGCGGCGCGGGGCATCCCACCCCGAAAGACGGCGGTTTCCATCTCATCAGCGGCCAAGAAGCAGTCATCGACGTGCCCCCAAAATGGTCCGGCAGAATATGGGGTAGACAAGATTGCAACTTCAGCGCGAACGGGCGCGGCTCGTGCGCCACAGGTGACTGCTCGGGCAAGACGCAGTGCCAGGGTCTCGGCGGCACCCCGCCAGCAACGGTGGTGGAAATGACACTAGGCACGTCGATTTCGCCCCTCCATTTCTACGATGTCAGTTTAGTTGATGGCTTCAACTTGCCCGTGTCGATGAAGCCCGTCGGTGGGGGGATCGGGTGTGGCATGGCGTCGTGTGACGTTGACTTGAACTTATGTTGCCCCTCGGCCTTGGAGGTTCGGGTCGGGGGCAGGGTGGTCGGGTGCAAGAGCGCGTGCTTGGCTATGCGATCGGCTAGGTATTGCTGCACAGGGGAATTTTCGGATCCCAAGAGTTGCAAACCTACGCTTTTTGCGCATTTGTTTAAGGCTATGTGCCCAAGGGCTTATAGTTATGCGTTTGATGATTCTTCGAGCCTTAATAAGTGCAGGGCTTCGCGATATGTCATCACATTCTGCCCGCCAAAGTGA
- the LOC140883436 gene encoding thaumatin-like protein isoform X1, with protein MFIKPFLLFTLLTLFLFLSSTNGTGHQLIVVNNCKESIWPGILGGAGHPTPKDGGFHLISGQEAVIDVPPKWSGRIWGRQDCNFSANGRGSCATGDCSGKTQCQGLGGTPPATVVEMTLGTSISPLHFYDVSLVDGFNLPVSMKPVGGGIGCGMASCDVDLNLCCPSALEVRVGGRVVGCKSACLAMRSARYCCTGEFSDPKSCKPTLFAHLFKAMCPRAYSYAFDDSSSLNKCRASRYVITFCPPK; from the exons ATGTTCATTAAACCATTTCTGCTCTTCACTCTACTTACCCTTTTCCTCTTTCTCAGTAGCACAA ATGGCACTGGACACCAACTCATAGTAGTAAACAACTGCAAGGAGAGCATATGGCCGGGAATCTTAGGCGGCGCGGGGCATCCCACCCCGAAAGACGGCGGTTTCCATCTCATCAGCGGCCAAGAAGCAGTCATCGACGTGCCCCCAAAATGGTCCGGCAGAATATGGGGTAGACAAGATTGCAACTTCAGCGCGAACGGGCGCGGCTCGTGCGCCACAGGTGACTGCTCGGGCAAGACGCAGTGCCAGGGTCTCGGCGGCACCCCGCCAGCAACGGTGGTGGAAATGACACTAGGCACGTCGATTTCGCCCCTCCATTTCTACGATGTCAGTTTAGTTGATGGCTTCAACTTGCCCGTGTCGATGAAGCCCGTCGGTGGGGGGATCGGGTGTGGCATGGCGTCGTGTGACGTTGACTTGAACTTATGTTGCCCCTCGGCCTTGGAGGTTCGGGTCGGGGGCAGGGTGGTCGGGTGCAAGAGCGCGTGCTTGGCTATGCGATCGGCTAGGTATTGCTGCACAGGGGAATTTTCGGATCCCAAGAGTTGCAAACCTACGCTTTTTGCGCATTTGTTTAAGGCTATGTGCCCAAGGGCTTATAGTTATGCGTTTGATGATTCTTCGAGCCTTAATAAGTGCAGGGCTTCGCGATATGTCATCACATTCTGCCCGCCAAAGTGA
- the LOC140883436 gene encoding thaumatin-like protein isoform X2, which produces MFIKPFLLFTLLTLFLFLSSTIVNNCKESIWPGILGGAGHPTPKDGGFHLISGQEAVIDVPPKWSGRIWGRQDCNFSANGRGSCATGDCSGKTQCQGLGGTPPATVVEMTLGTSISPLHFYDVSLVDGFNLPVSMKPVGGGIGCGMASCDVDLNLCCPSALEVRVGGRVVGCKSACLAMRSARYCCTGEFSDPKSCKPTLFAHLFKAMCPRAYSYAFDDSSSLNKCRASRYVITFCPPK; this is translated from the exons ATGTTCATTAAACCATTTCTGCTCTTCACTCTACTTACCCTTTTCCTCTTTCTCAGTAGCACAA TAGTAAACAACTGCAAGGAGAGCATATGGCCGGGAATCTTAGGCGGCGCGGGGCATCCCACCCCGAAAGACGGCGGTTTCCATCTCATCAGCGGCCAAGAAGCAGTCATCGACGTGCCCCCAAAATGGTCCGGCAGAATATGGGGTAGACAAGATTGCAACTTCAGCGCGAACGGGCGCGGCTCGTGCGCCACAGGTGACTGCTCGGGCAAGACGCAGTGCCAGGGTCTCGGCGGCACCCCGCCAGCAACGGTGGTGGAAATGACACTAGGCACGTCGATTTCGCCCCTCCATTTCTACGATGTCAGTTTAGTTGATGGCTTCAACTTGCCCGTGTCGATGAAGCCCGTCGGTGGGGGGATCGGGTGTGGCATGGCGTCGTGTGACGTTGACTTGAACTTATGTTGCCCCTCGGCCTTGGAGGTTCGGGTCGGGGGCAGGGTGGTCGGGTGCAAGAGCGCGTGCTTGGCTATGCGATCGGCTAGGTATTGCTGCACAGGGGAATTTTCGGATCCCAAGAGTTGCAAACCTACGCTTTTTGCGCATTTGTTTAAGGCTATGTGCCCAAGGGCTTATAGTTATGCGTTTGATGATTCTTCGAGCCTTAATAAGTGCAGGGCTTCGCGATATGTCATCACATTCTGCCCGCCAAAGTGA